The nucleotide sequence CAAGTTCAACAATTTTTAGGATAACAAAATAAAAACATTCTTATTGCTTGATATTCACTATAGCGTTTCTCGGACTCATGAGGTACACTTAACTCCTGCCTCCTGCCTCCTGCCCCCTGCCTCAAAGGGATAACCTTTGTACCTCACAAGTATGAGAATTGCTATATTCTAACCTATTAATTTAACTTAATTATTCTTTCAAGTTATTTCTGAATAATTCCAAAAATTGACTAATAGTTAAAATTGGTATTTTTTCAAATTCTTTTAAAACTAATAAGTCTTTATCTCCAGATATAATTACGTCCACAGGAATTGTTACGGCCGTTTCTAAGACAATTTTATCTTGAGGATCTCGTAAGTCGGAAATAGAAGATAAGGGCTTTGGTTGACATAGTAAGGTGATTTTTCTGACTTCTTCTAATATCTCATCTCTAGTAATTTCTAATTGTGTCAACCTCCGTTCAAGCTTAGCATATTTTAAAGTTTTTTCTAGCTCATCTAATAAAGGAGACGAAATATAAATAACAATTTTATTTTGTTGTGCTAACAGAATAATATCTCTGGCTTGTCCACCCCAAAGTAATCCAGAGATCCATATATTAGTATCAAGTAAAACTTTCATTTTTGAGTTAAACTATGTCTAACTTCTTTAACCATGCTTGTTATTTTTTCCATTGATGGTTGTGATGGGTCTTCTCCTAACTCATCTATTTTTTCAAAAAGTTTTGTAAGTTTATCCTTCGACTTTAGTTTTTCTAAAATCATTTTAGCTACCTCATTTTGTTCGGCTTCTGGTAATTGTTTAACTTGAGCGATCGCCTTTTCTAATAAATCAGTCATTGTCGTTCTCCTTAGCTTTTTTCTGTGGCTTTTCTAGTTTTTTCGGTGATGATTTCTCTGACTTATTCTCGGTTCCTTTCTCGTTCATTTTACCAGGAACTTCTTTTACTGGCTTCTTGTACCAAGGAATTTCCTTTGTCGGGGGTTCCAAATCCTTAGAAAAACCAAAACTATCCCGTGACGGAATGAACTTAAATAGTCCCTGAATAAACCACCGAGGAGGTAAGTCTTCTTTGGCTATCTTCGGATTAAACCGAAATGGGGCTGATTCATCATCCCGTCGCATCAACACGGGAATGTGGGTGGCCTTAAATTTTCCCTTGGGGTCAATAGCGTTATGGTTCCGGTAGATCGACATAACCGGTGTCCTGACTTGGGGGACAAACTGCCATAAGCCTCGGAATTTAAAGATTCCAGGTTCTTCTTCCCACACATTTTCTGGTTCCCATGTTGCCACTTGAAAGTAGATTCTGGGGGGTTTACGGGGGATCATTAAGCATTTTGGATAGACCCTGAGATAAAGCGATTCCCCTGGATGGGAAGCCATTTGCTTCAACCAAGCTTGATAACGATAACCCGCAATGAACAGACTATAACGTTTTCCCCCTAATCGGAGGAAAAACTTCCCTTCTTCGGTTGAGTCTTCCTCTGGTTTCGTGTTAATTGTCCCGATCGCTTGGAAGATCGGTTTATCCGTTTCAAGTTCATCGTTTGTGGGTTCGGTATTATTTTCGGAGTCCAAGGTTGGTGGGGTATCTCCATTACCCTCAACAGTTGTTGGGGCTGTTTCTTCTGGGGGTCGAGTTAAAGATTTCTGTTTCTGCTTTGGTGCGACGGTTGGATTATCTTCTATAGTTTCCTCTGTCGCTACTGATACTGTTGTTTGATCAGGGCTGGTGGGTTTCTTTTTAAGGCTACGGATTTGGGGTTTGGGGGACATTTCTTAATATTAATTAATACTTGCTTGTTGGAAAATTACTGATATTATGGAGGGATTAAATAGTTAACATTAGCTATAATTAAATTAGTTTTGTCTATTATTTTAAACCAAAATCTAATAATAATCAATACCTTCATCTTTATGCTATCCTAATAACTGAAAACAACTCAGTTTGATATGAACTCTTATTCAGAGAATCAAGAAATCACGCCAAGACAATCCCCTAAACAAAGCATAATTCAACAAAGACGAGAAAAAGCTAGGCAGCAACAAAGAGAACTCAGAGAATTAGGCAATCAACATTGGAAAAGTTGGAAAAATAATTATAGTAATGATACTATTGCTTTAGCTGAATTAATCCAATATATCAATCGTTACTCTAAACGTTATGCTCCTTATAAACAGAGAAATCGTAGAGAAAAAAAACTGGTTTTTTATATTTATTGGTTAAAAGAAGATTGGTGTAGAAAAAATAAAAACTATATTATTCAAGCCTATCAGTCGGCTGAATTTACATATACTCAGACAGACTCGAATGACCTTAAAGACACAGAGAAGATAACAAAGAAGTCGCAAGATTCTGAAGATTTTACCTCCGATCACATTACTCGTTTCTATTTCTATGTGTTTTTAATAAACGGTCAAGAATATAGATTTCACTCGAAAAATAAATTAGTAGCGAATTGTGAATTTAAACAAGAAGCTCATGGTTCTTCTGAACCTCTCAAAGATCAAGAAATCACTTTAAGAATCGTTCCTGCTTTATTAGCTAGCTTTTTTGCTTTAAAAGCCAAAAAAATTCCTAAACATCTAAAAAAGAATCATGAAGGTTATAATAGTTATCGATAGTTAATTGTCTTGATAAAATCAATTTTTAAATACTTTAACAAAAAAGAAAGGCTTGTGAAAAATATCCCTAAAATCTTGACAACATGGGGGTTAGGCTAGTTATAATCTCTATCTTGTTAATTATTAGTCAGAAATGAACAAAGAACAGCTTGTCAAGGCCATCGCAGCCGAAACCGGTCAACCTCAGTCGGTAGTCACCAAGATACTCAATGCTACCACTGAAACCATAGTTGAAACCGTTGCCAATGGCGACAAAATAACCCTTGTAGGTTTTGGAACCTTTGAACCACGAGATCGCAAAGAGCGTCAGGGTAAAAATCCGCAAACGGGGGAACCGTTGACCATCCCTGCAACCACTATCCCTGCGTTCAGCGCCAGTAAAGCATTTAAGGAGAAGGTCAAATCATTATGAATCTTGACAGTCACCAGTCGCACGCTTTGCTCAGTCACCAGTCACCAGTTTAGTTTTTAGTTCTATTACTAGATTTAAGAATTGAGTAAAGAATTTTAGCGATTTCTTCTGCATCTTTATATATGCTATTAAATCCATTTTCTTCTAGATAACCCGTATCTTTCAATAAACAGAGCCAATATTTGGTTTCTTGGCATTCCTTATAAGCAATAGAAATTTTAGCACTAAAATCAGCAGAAGAAATAGCACTATTAGCTTCAGCTAAATTCGCTCCAATAGAAGTCCCCGAACGTAATAATTGTTTGCTTAAAACATATTCTTTTTTATTATTGGTTAAATGTTTGTAAGCATTGACAACTCTAATCGCAAATTGATAGGCTTTGTCGTAAGCAATACTATTTTTACTCATAATTTCCTCTTCTCACCATTTACTATTTATACATAACTGGTGACTGGTGACTGGTGATTGGTGACTGCAAAAAAGGTGATTGGGTGGCTTATCAAAGATATTTACGCTCTGTCCCCTCAACGCAAGAAACCGAGTTTATGCGCCGTGTTAACGCAATGGTAAAATCAGCTAAAGCAAGGTAATTAATTTTAGCTTATGGCTACCACTCCTCATGACGACGAAAGAGAACAGCGCATCAGCAACGAAATCATCGTTGACGCTTACAACAGTGATGAGGAACGAATGGGCTGGTACTGCTACCTTGAGGATAATCTAAGTTTGCCTTTTGTCGCTATCTGGGATGAGCAAACCGTAGAAGTGGTAGGAATATCAGATGAAGATGAGTGCCGAAAGGAAATGAGAGTCGATATTCGCTACAGTGAAAAAAACCGTCAGGATGTTTTTTCGGTATCGTTGTCTGAGATTAACCCTGTTGATACCGATGAAACGACCAATGAGGCGATCGCTGATTGGAAATATTGGGTCGGGAGGGGTTACGAGTTCAGTGAAGGGGAAGAAGATGTATTTTTCTAACTCTAATAATCAGAGCAGTTTCTAATAGCTAAGATGAAATTAACACAATTATCAGAAACCACCCTTTCTAAAATCAAAACCCTCCGTTGGGATAGGATTATTGAGAAGCATGAGGGTCCCGAAACTTGGGAGTCAGTGTTTCGATACTCTGAACCTGAATTTATGGAAATCGAAGGGCGTTGGGTATTGCTCCCAGTAGAAAGTTCTAGTCATGCTAATATCACCATTCTAC is from Crocosphaera subtropica ATCC 51142 and encodes:
- a CDS encoding putative toxin-antitoxin system toxin component, PIN family codes for the protein MKVLLDTNIWISGLLWGGQARDIILLAQQNKIVIYISSPLLDELEKTLKYAKLERRLTQLEITRDEILEEVRKITLLCQPKPLSSISDLRDPQDKIVLETAVTIPVDVIISGDKDLLVLKEFEKIPILTISQFLELFRNNLKE
- a CDS encoding HU family DNA-binding protein gives rise to the protein MNKEQLVKAIAAETGQPQSVVTKILNATTETIVETVANGDKITLVGFGTFEPRDRKERQGKNPQTGEPLTIPATTIPAFSASKAFKEKVKSL
- a CDS encoding four helix bundle protein, with the protein product MSKNSIAYDKAYQFAIRVVNAYKHLTNNKKEYVLSKQLLRSGTSIGANLAEANSAISSADFSAKISIAYKECQETKYWLCLLKDTGYLEENGFNSIYKDAEEIAKILYSILKSSNRTKN
- a CDS encoding calcium-binding protein, which codes for MATTPHDDEREQRISNEIIVDAYNSDEERMGWYCYLEDNLSLPFVAIWDEQTVEVVGISDEDECRKEMRVDIRYSEKNRQDVFSVSLSEINPVDTDETTNEAIADWKYWVGRGYEFSEGEEDVFF